GATCTTCTGAAGACGTGTGGGTGAAGATGGTCGTCAGGGAGCAGAATTACAAACACAGCAAGAACTTCATGCTGAAACATCCGGCGATACAACCCAGAATGAGATCGATCCTCCTCGACTGGTTAATTGAGGTGCAACTTCAGCTGCAACTCAGATTTATGTTGCTCCTGCTACTACTGGAGCCAATGGGTATCAAAAAGACATAACTGACActttcattacatttatttacttgttttgttgttggtttCACCAGGTGAGTGAGGCCTACACTCTTCACCGGCAGACGTTCTATCTGGCTCAGGACTACTTTGACCGGTTCATGCTGACGCAGAACAACgtggaaaaaaacatgctgcagCTCATTGGGATCACCTGTCTCTTTATAGCATCAAAGATGGAGGTAAGCAGCAACTGGGAGGGATAAACAAGACGTTCCACATTTCACACATTACCCGTTTGTTGCAAAACCACCCAACAGCCATTGGAGAAACGGTCAACAAGTTTATTTCCTTGATGGCAGCagtgcacacagacacatctCTAATCtatttgctgttatttttattccttgtaGGAAACGTGTCCTCCGAAGCTGTCGGAGATGGCCTATATCACCGCAGGGACCTACTATGAAGAGGAGATCCTTCAAATGGAGTTAATAATTTTAAAGGTAATATTATTAAAAGTGTGGCCTTGTTCTGAGTCATTAACAATCAATAAGAtggtgttcatttttgcataatTCTACTTTCCGTGTGTTATACAGGCGTTGCGTTGGAACCTTTGTCCTGAAACGGCCGTCTCTTGGCTGAAGCTTTACTTCCAGGTGGCATCGATGAACCATGACTCTGACCTGCTGGAGCCGCAGTTTCCACAGGACGCTTACATTCAAATGACGCGTGTAGGTGGACTGGATTCTTTATAAGCCTAAATACTGACAGACACCTTTTTCAAAACCTTCCAAGTTGCaaccaaagaaaaaaagcactGTATTAGAGCCTTATCTGTCAGGGCTGTTTTATTGGATTTAATTCTGTTGTGACATCAGTGTCCAACAGCTTTCTCATCTTTTTTTGTATCcaatgccagtttttatgctgATGATGGTTAAATCTTCCAACTTGAGCAGCTAATGCAAGGAACTAAAGCTTATatacttatttcttttttgttgttatagtCTGGCTTCTGACTAATGCTGTTCTGTCTTTCTGACTTTTCTAGCTTTTAGACCTGTGTATCCTCAACATAAACTCGCTGGACTTTGAGTATCGAGTGTTGGCTGCCTCGGTTCTGAGCCATTTTATTCAAcaggaaactgctgagaaagtTTCCGGTAAGACATGGgattattacatttataaaaatgtagatATGAGTTTTCAGAGTCGGGGCGGGACAGGAAAGACCTGAGGGGCTATTATggtattgaaaaaaacaatgtccCATCACTgtgatatatttgtttattcCTTGTCTGCCACCTATTAATGGCACAAATGCAGCTATAACTACATCATATTGTCTGAGCTGTTATGGTCTGGATCAGTCTAACCCACATTGAGGTTACTCACTCCATGTAAACGTGTTTATCGTCCGTGCTCAGGTCTCTCAAAAGACGCCATCCAGCTGTGTGTTAACTGGATGGCCCCCTTCGTGGAGTCAGTCGGCTGGTTTGGCAGGGCGACACTGAGGGATTTCatcaaaataaagaaagaagacAGACACAACATCCAGACGCACACAGACTACATGGCCATGCTGGTTCGTAtttttcttctactgtttagGTGTTTCATTACATTACGCTAAGTGCATGAAACCTCTGTAGGAACAAATGCTAAATGttacaaaaattaaaagaacAAGTGCATTTCTCCTAAACAAACCTCCTATTATGActgaaaaggggggaaaaaggtTAGTGATCTTGTTTGAACAGATAGCTGGACTGTTCTGACTAACGTTAAAGTCCTTATCTGGGctgcaaaatgtgtttattaatcAACAAGTCAAGCATCTAAATGATTAACAACTAGGGCTGaaaattactgttatttttaacTATTAAATCAAAGATTCAgtccataaaaaaacaacaatcaaatGTTCATTGCTGCTACTGTATCAACGATttctaactttattttttaggatGATGTCAGTCTAAAGGAGGTGAAGAATCAGCTCCTCACTCCTCCCAACAGCTCAGAGAAAACACTGAACAGCAAGAGGACGACTCTGCAGTGAACAGATAGGAGACGGGGTGAACGTCCAAGGAAGACTGAGTTTACTAGAAACTGCTCCAAGCCAGTGAACCAGACAACTGTTAACTGGAATACGTCTGACGGGAGCTTATTTCACACATGCTGCTGTGAAATTGTCACTGAATGCATTATCAAAGACAATATTTATGAGACTTTTAAACCTTGGCCAAAGCTTTTTGCTTGATTTTTAACAACTGGGTGCTTTAAttcataaaagtttttaaaattgtcAAGGGTCATTTCTAGGAAATGGCTTTCTATGAATGAAATTGATGTgcaattgtttacttttgtagCATATTAAATATGTTCATAGTCAACGAAACAATTCAGGGTCAGTGGaaattttagtgttttaaaatAGATGCTTGAAACCAGCCGAGTTTACTGCCGCTACTTCACCTGTAACTAAGTGTATAAGAGAACTTGGACACACTGATGTTCAGTACCAGTATGCACGTTTTCATGAACTCTAATGAAAGCCGTGTGGCAAAACACTGTCTGAATAAATGGCAAGCTCTTCTGTTTCTCAGCTATCTTTACCTTCTGTTGTAAACAAGCCATTGTTTGTGTAACTCAGGGTTATGTTTGATAGTCAATGATGTATTTTTATAAAGAATTCATTTCAAATGATTACAAGTGTACAAAAAATGAGcaactgtatttatttagattattttctaccacaaaataaaaaatatacattccCAACCCCCCAAAAAGTCTGAAAGTGGTTTACTTTTCTCCTAGAAATACAGTTTGGCCATCGCCTGCAGGaatctcttcttcctcttctgtgcAGCCAGCTGCAGCACTTCCTCCGGGTTACTGGTGTTCAGCTCCGTCTGTCCGATCGCTTTTATCTGAGCGAACCATTAA
This genomic interval from Centropristis striata isolate RG_2023a ecotype Rhode Island chromosome 14, C.striata_1.0, whole genome shotgun sequence contains the following:
- the LOC131985387 gene encoding G1/S-specific cyclin-E2-like isoform X2: MCRKRSLVGASANWKPVQFGLGTEETEAATTMSRRSGRLQRRSENVPQQISKVIKSNRKKTQPLSKLHCEKNHLVLEGISKPCDAVVTSPLPHLGWGSSEDVWVKMVVREQNYKHSKNFMLKHPAIQPRMRSILLDWLIEVSEAYTLHRQTFYLAQDYFDRFMLTQNNVEKNMLQLIGITCLFIASKMEETCPPKLSEMAYITAGTYYEEEILQMELIILKALRWNLCPETAVSWLKLYFQVASMNHDSDLLEPQFPQDAYIQMTRLLDLCILNINSLDFEYRVLAASVLSHFIQQETAEKVSGLSKDAIQLCVNWMAPFVESVGWFGRATLRDFIKIKKEDRHNIQTHTDYMAMLDDVSLKEVKNQLLTPPNSSEKTLNSKRTTLQ
- the LOC131985387 gene encoding G1/S-specific cyclin-E2-like isoform X1; this translates as MCRKRSLVGASANWKPVQFGLGTEETEAATTMSRRSGRLQRRSENVPQQISKVIKQSNRKKTQPLSKLHCEKNHLVLEGISKPCDAVVTSPLPHLGWGSSEDVWVKMVVREQNYKHSKNFMLKHPAIQPRMRSILLDWLIEVSEAYTLHRQTFYLAQDYFDRFMLTQNNVEKNMLQLIGITCLFIASKMEETCPPKLSEMAYITAGTYYEEEILQMELIILKALRWNLCPETAVSWLKLYFQVASMNHDSDLLEPQFPQDAYIQMTRLLDLCILNINSLDFEYRVLAASVLSHFIQQETAEKVSGLSKDAIQLCVNWMAPFVESVGWFGRATLRDFIKIKKEDRHNIQTHTDYMAMLDDVSLKEVKNQLLTPPNSSEKTLNSKRTTLQ